In one window of Rhizobium sp. ACO-34A DNA:
- a CDS encoding 2,5-diketo-D-gluconic acid reductase produces the protein MILDETYTLSNGVTIPKLGLGTWMIEDGKAAQVVRDAVEAGYRHFDTAEGYGNECGVGEGIRTCGVARDELFVTTKLEAAYKTYNEAKAGIDGSLKDSGLDYFDLMIIHSPQPWTDFREGDHFFEGNLEAWRALEDAHKAGKLRAIGVSNFEQVDLDNILDNGTIKPAVNQILAHVGNTPFDLIDYTQSKGVLVEAYSPIAHGKILDDGKLSAMAAKYGVTVPQICIRYCLQLGLLPLPRTGNSDHMRSNAAVDFEISDADMEALKAAERIKNYGDASLFPVFGGKLQADGTLIARN, from the coding sequence ATGATCCTGGATGAAACCTATACCCTCTCCAACGGCGTGACGATCCCGAAGCTCGGACTCGGAACCTGGATGATCGAGGACGGCAAGGCCGCGCAGGTCGTGCGCGATGCGGTCGAAGCCGGTTATCGCCACTTCGACACGGCCGAAGGCTACGGCAACGAGTGCGGCGTCGGCGAAGGCATCCGCACCTGCGGCGTCGCCCGCGACGAACTCTTCGTGACCACCAAGCTGGAAGCCGCCTACAAGACTTACAACGAGGCGAAGGCCGGCATCGACGGCTCGCTGAAGGATTCCGGGCTGGACTACTTCGATCTCATGATCATCCATAGCCCGCAGCCGTGGACCGACTTCCGCGAGGGCGATCACTTCTTCGAGGGCAATCTCGAAGCATGGCGCGCGCTGGAAGACGCCCATAAGGCGGGCAAGCTGCGCGCGATCGGCGTTTCGAACTTCGAGCAGGTCGATCTCGACAACATCCTCGACAACGGGACCATCAAGCCCGCTGTCAATCAGATCCTCGCCCATGTCGGCAATACGCCCTTCGACCTGATCGACTACACGCAGAGCAAGGGCGTGCTGGTCGAAGCCTATTCACCCATCGCACATGGCAAGATCCTGGATGACGGCAAGCTTTCGGCCATGGCTGCGAAGTACGGTGTCACCGTCCCGCAGATATGCATCCGCTATTGCCTCCAGCTCGGCCTGCTGCCGCTGCCGAGGACCGGAAATTCTGACCACATGCGCAGCAATGCCGCGGTCGATTTTGAAATCTCCGATGCGGACATGGAAGCTCTGAAGGCGGCCGAGCGCATCAAGAACTATGGCGATGCCAGCCTGTTTCCGGTCTTCGGCGGGAAGTTGCAGGCCGATGGCACGTTGATCGCTCGCAACTGA
- a CDS encoding LysR family transcriptional regulator, which translates to MKRDELGDLVIFMTVAEERNFTRAAARLGVSQSAISHTIRRVEASIGLKLLNRTARSVTTTDAGEKLLAALRPGFGQINARVEELRHLGDTPSGLIRITTSKTAARTVLWPVVDQLVKDYPEIQIEISTETRLTDITEDRFDAGIRMGEFVGPDMIAVKVGPPIRLAVVAAPSYFRNRPVPEHPSDLDQHRCLAMRYMPHSAPYDWEFEKDGVEIVKKVSGPFIFNDSDMVIEAAKQGHGICMVTEPDVATSIKDGTLRRVLADWCPPYDGFHLFYSGRRQVSSAMRLLIDRLRYRD; encoded by the coding sequence ATGAAACGAGACGAGCTGGGGGACCTGGTCATCTTCATGACGGTGGCCGAGGAGCGTAACTTCACCCGCGCCGCCGCCCGTCTCGGCGTCTCGCAGTCGGCCATCAGCCACACGATCCGGCGCGTCGAGGCATCCATCGGCCTCAAGCTCCTGAACCGCACGGCGCGCAGCGTCACCACGACCGATGCCGGAGAGAAGCTGCTGGCGGCCCTACGCCCCGGCTTTGGTCAGATCAATGCGCGCGTCGAAGAACTGCGTCATCTCGGCGATACGCCGAGCGGCCTCATCCGGATCACCACCAGCAAAACGGCGGCGCGGACCGTGCTTTGGCCTGTCGTCGACCAGTTGGTGAAGGACTATCCGGAGATCCAGATCGAGATCAGCACGGAAACGCGCCTGACGGACATCACTGAGGATCGCTTCGACGCTGGCATCCGCATGGGCGAGTTCGTCGGCCCGGACATGATCGCGGTGAAGGTCGGCCCGCCTATCCGGCTCGCGGTGGTCGCAGCGCCGAGCTACTTCCGCAATCGTCCGGTCCCCGAGCACCCTTCCGATCTCGACCAGCATCGATGCCTGGCCATGCGCTACATGCCGCACTCGGCACCCTATGACTGGGAATTCGAGAAGGATGGCGTCGAGATCGTCAAGAAGGTCTCCGGCCCCTTCATCTTCAACGACAGCGACATGGTGATCGAAGCCGCCAAGCAAGGTCATGGCATCTGCATGGTCACGGAGCCGGACGTCGCCACGAGCATCAAGGACGGAACCCTGCGCCGCGTGCTGGCGGACTGGTGCCCACCCTATGACGGCTTTCACCTGTTCTACTCGGGGCGGCGCCAGGTCAGCTCCGCCATGCGCCTGCTGATCGACCGGCTGCGCTATCGCGACTGA
- a CDS encoding oxidoreductase: MAQTQDGAAAAADASASGQFKIGGDLTVNRLGFGGLPLCGPGVWGENDRRDEAIQLLKRLPELGVNFIDTADAYGPFVSEDLIAEALAPYEGFAHGGAHISTKGGFVRPNAETDPWVEVGDPAYLEQCVRMSLRRLKLDRIDLWHLHRVDPDVPEAAQYEAMKSFIDRGLVRHAALSEVSIEQIEAARKIFPVAAVQNRYNLADREHEDVLDYCEKEGIAFIPWWPLGFGKLARAGAPQEEIAKAKGVSNAQLAIAWLLKRSPVMLPIPGTSRLAHLEENVAAAAITLTDDEFEQVDRIARPR, from the coding sequence ATGGCCCAGACCCAGGACGGCGCAGCAGCTGCGGCTGACGCCAGCGCCTCCGGCCAGTTCAAGATCGGTGGCGACCTCACCGTCAATCGCCTCGGCTTTGGCGGGCTGCCGCTGTGCGGTCCCGGTGTCTGGGGCGAGAACGATCGCCGCGATGAGGCCATCCAACTGCTGAAGCGTCTGCCCGAACTCGGCGTGAACTTCATCGACACCGCCGATGCCTACGGTCCCTTCGTCAGCGAAGACCTGATCGCCGAGGCGCTTGCTCCCTACGAAGGTTTCGCTCATGGGGGCGCGCATATCTCCACCAAGGGAGGCTTCGTGCGTCCGAACGCCGAGACGGATCCGTGGGTCGAGGTCGGCGATCCGGCCTATCTGGAGCAATGCGTGCGCATGAGCCTTCGCCGCCTCAAACTCGATCGCATCGACCTGTGGCACCTCCACCGCGTCGATCCGGATGTGCCGGAAGCCGCCCAATACGAAGCCATGAAGTCGTTTATCGACCGCGGCCTTGTCCGGCACGCGGCGCTCAGCGAGGTGTCAATTGAGCAGATCGAGGCAGCACGGAAGATTTTCCCCGTCGCCGCGGTGCAGAACCGTTACAATCTCGCCGACCGGGAACATGAGGACGTTCTCGATTACTGCGAGAAGGAAGGGATCGCCTTCATCCCGTGGTGGCCGCTGGGCTTCGGCAAGCTGGCGCGTGCGGGTGCCCCGCAGGAGGAGATCGCCAAGGCGAAGGGTGTGAGCAACGCTCAGCTCGCAATCGCCTGGCTACTGAAGCGCAGCCCGGTCATGCTGCCGATCCCAGGGACGAGCCGCCTGGCGCATCTCGAGGAGAACGTCGCGGCCGCCGCCATCACGCTGACGGATGACGAGTTCGAGCAAGTAGACCGCATCGCGCGTCCACGCTGA
- a CDS encoding LysR family transcriptional regulator, translating into MEKTDFNQLTWFRIVAEERSFTKAAARIGVAQSTLSYAIRQLETNMGIRLLTRTTRNVATTPAGESLLQTITPRMAEIEDEIAALSAFRDTPTGTIRLTLSDHALESVVWPKLKPVLKAYPDINVELILDSTFRNIVKDGFDAGVRLGESVEKDMIAMRIGPDWRLVAVASPGYFAEHGVPKHPQDLVRHRCINMRHETAGGLYAWEFEKNGQELRVRVSGQLTFNNSYAMIDAAVSDYGIAYVPDNIVERHIVSGALVQVLDDWSPFFDGYFLYYPSRRQNLPAFKVIVDALRHRA; encoded by the coding sequence ATGGAGAAGACGGACTTCAACCAGTTGACCTGGTTCCGGATCGTCGCTGAGGAGCGGAGCTTCACCAAAGCGGCGGCGAGGATCGGCGTGGCGCAGTCCACCCTCAGCTACGCCATCCGGCAGCTTGAGACGAACATGGGCATTCGCCTTCTGACGCGCACGACGCGCAACGTCGCCACGACGCCAGCGGGGGAGAGCCTTCTGCAGACGATCACCCCGCGCATGGCGGAGATCGAGGACGAGATCGCCGCGCTATCGGCGTTCCGCGACACGCCGACTGGCACGATCCGGCTGACGCTTTCCGACCACGCGCTCGAAAGCGTTGTCTGGCCGAAGCTGAAGCCGGTGCTCAAGGCGTATCCCGATATCAACGTCGAACTGATCCTCGACAGCACGTTCCGCAACATCGTCAAGGACGGTTTCGACGCGGGTGTTCGGCTCGGGGAAAGCGTCGAAAAGGATATGATCGCCATGCGGATCGGGCCGGACTGGCGGCTGGTGGCCGTGGCCTCGCCCGGCTATTTCGCCGAACATGGCGTACCGAAGCATCCGCAGGATCTCGTCCGGCACCGCTGTATCAACATGCGCCACGAGACCGCAGGCGGTCTTTACGCATGGGAGTTCGAGAAGAACGGACAGGAACTACGCGTGCGCGTGAGCGGCCAGCTTACCTTCAATAACTCCTACGCCATGATCGACGCCGCGGTGAGCGATTATGGCATTGCCTATGTGCCTGATAATATCGTGGAGCGGCACATCGTTTCAGGCGCGCTGGTGCAGGTGCTGGATGACTGGTCGCCGTTCTTCGACGGTTATTTCCTCTATTATCCCAGCCGCCGCCAGAACCTGCCCGCCTTCAAGGTCATCGTCGATGCGCTTCGGCATCGCGCTTAG
- a CDS encoding MFS transporter, which produces MVSAVENAGSKPAAWGAVLSMALCVAMLIASEFMPVSLLTPMAEGLHATEGQTGQAISISGLFAVAASMLVTTAAGRLNRKWVLIAMTGFMLLSLVLVAAAPNFLVLMAGRALLGICIGGFWALATAVIMRLVPAEDVPRALALMYGGQAIAAAFAAPVGSYLGGLFGWREVFWALTPVVAINLVWHAIALPSLPAHQKQDFRAMLGLLRRPYFMRGLIACMLSWGSAFTMFTYLRPFLEQVTGVDVTTLSVLLLLLGCAGFIGTWAAGRFLKGNVAPFLKLPALVMGGATVGLLLLGFSVVAVGFFMAIWGAMNTMFSVIWMTWMSQNADDAPEAAGSLMVAAIQASILLGAVIGGLLLDGISIEATFIGSVALAVLAIALIGDGQRLLKPEAN; this is translated from the coding sequence ATGGTTTCCGCCGTGGAAAATGCCGGTAGCAAGCCTGCCGCCTGGGGCGCCGTGCTTTCGATGGCGCTGTGCGTGGCGATGCTGATCGCCTCGGAATTCATGCCGGTCAGCCTGCTGACGCCGATGGCGGAGGGGCTGCACGCGACCGAGGGGCAGACAGGACAGGCGATCTCGATCAGCGGGCTGTTCGCCGTCGCGGCCAGCATGCTCGTCACCACTGCTGCCGGAAGGCTGAACCGGAAATGGGTGCTGATCGCGATGACGGGTTTCATGCTGCTGTCGCTGGTTCTGGTCGCCGCCGCGCCGAACTTCCTCGTGCTGATGGCCGGCCGTGCGCTTCTCGGCATCTGCATCGGTGGTTTCTGGGCGCTGGCGACTGCCGTCATCATGCGGCTGGTTCCGGCCGAAGACGTGCCGCGTGCGCTGGCGCTGATGTATGGCGGGCAGGCGATTGCCGCAGCCTTTGCCGCACCCGTCGGCAGCTATCTCGGCGGCCTGTTCGGCTGGCGTGAGGTGTTCTGGGCGCTGACGCCTGTCGTCGCCATCAACCTCGTCTGGCATGCGATCGCGCTGCCGTCGCTGCCCGCGCACCAGAAGCAGGATTTCCGGGCGATGCTCGGCCTGCTGAGGCGTCCGTACTTCATGCGCGGCCTGATCGCCTGCATGCTGTCCTGGGGCTCGGCTTTCACCATGTTCACCTATCTGCGGCCGTTTCTGGAGCAGGTGACGGGCGTGGACGTGACGACGCTGTCGGTCCTGCTGCTGCTTCTCGGTTGCGCCGGGTTCATCGGCACATGGGCGGCAGGCCGATTCCTGAAAGGGAACGTCGCCCCCTTCCTGAAGCTGCCGGCGCTCGTCATGGGCGGAGCCACTGTCGGGCTGCTGCTTCTCGGCTTCTCGGTCGTCGCCGTTGGCTTCTTCATGGCCATCTGGGGTGCGATGAACACCATGTTCTCGGTCATCTGGATGACGTGGATGTCGCAGAACGCCGATGACGCGCCCGAGGCAGCCGGCAGCCTGATGGTCGCGGCGATCCAGGCCTCGATCCTGCTCGGCGCGGTCATCGGCGGGCTGCTGCTGGACGGCATTTCCATCGAGGCGACCTTCATCGGCAGCGTCGCGCTGGCGGTGCTTGCGATCGCCCTGATCGGCGATGGCCAGCGCCTGCTGAAGCCGGAGGCGAACTGA